CCGTTTCCCATTGAATCTGaacttattttacacaaaacATCACTTCCTGGAGTAAAGCTAtttcaatgtgatatttgtttaaaatcatttattagaaaaaatacacttatgatccatttgagatctcacacgggtgaaaaaccttacaagtgtaaaatttgtctaaaatcatttattacaaAATCTAGCCttgagaaacataaaaaattgcatactgggataaaactacacaaatgtgacatttgtttaaaatcatttgttgaaaaaaataatcttgtgatacatttaagaactcacactggtgaaaaaccttacaagtgtgaaatttgtctaaaatcatttactcaaaaatctcacctcgtttcacatgaaaatttgcatactgggataaaacaacataaatgtaaaatttgtctaaaatcatttattacaaAATCTAGCCttgagaaacataaaaaattgcatactgggataaaaccacacaaatgtgagatttgtttaaaatcatttatttcaaaaaataaacttgtgacacatttaagaactcacacgggggaaaagccttacaattgtgaaatttgtctaaaatcatttactcaaaaatctcacctcgtgtcacatgaaaaagtgcatactgggataaaactacacaaatgtgacatttgtttaaaatcatttgttgaaaaaaataaacttgtgagacatttaagaactcacacggggaaaaagccttacaaatgtgaaatttgtctgaaatcatttactcaaaaatcttacctcgatatacataaaaatttgcataccgggataaaactacataaatgtgaaatttgtctaaaatcatttattcaaaaatttaacctcgtgtcacatgaaaaattgcatactgggataaaaccacacaaatgtgagatttgtttaaaatcatttattacaaaaaataaacttgtgtcacatttaagaactcacacgggggaaaagccttacaattgTGAAAtgtgtctaaaatcatttattacaaAATCTAGCCttgagaaacataaaaaattgcatactgggataaaactacacaaatgtgacatttgtttaaaatcatttgttgaaaaaaataaacttgtgagacatttaagaactcacacgggggaaaagccttacaagtgtgaaatttgtctaaaatcatttactcgaaaatctCACCttgagaaacataaaaaattgcatactgggataaatataaaaaaattgttattatataaatactgttaaTATTCTTACATTTTGGTTGTATGTGTGCCATGATGTTTCTAGCGCCCCCACTCGCATGTCATTTTTTCTCattgcagtttatttaaataattttaaaagaaatgatagaaaattaaatacacagatgTATTATTTGGCTttctcgttttatttattttaaatgtaataatttttatttattggataaAATTGAGATAATTTTGGTAAACATACTTCATCATCCTAAACCAAAGTGTCAATTTAAACAGACGGGGCGAAAAGTATGACCGGCGtaagaaaaattttttttgctattttgaaaggaaaaattaatCACGACTACTTCCATCTAGAAGCGCTTTATGTGCGGACATTTCCAGAAAAAAGTAATGGAATTGGTGATCAAGATTATCAACTCCATTAAGGCTAATGCTCTTAATCATCGccaatttaaagaatttttagTTGAAATAGAAAGTGAGTACGCAGATCTTCTGCTGCATAACAAGGTACGTTGGTTATCAAGAGAAAACGTGTCGCTTCCTTATTACcagaaattaaaacatttccCCTTGAGAACACTCCAGAACTAACGGAAAATCAGTGGTggatcaaaaaaattaatttcatggtAGACGTCACGTCTCATATAAGTCAGCTTAATCGTAAACTACAGGGGATGGAAACACAATGTTTTCGATGTTAGAAGAAGTTCATTTCATTCGAAAACAAATTATCCCTTTTTGATcaaaaattttgaaagagaAACTTTGATTCACTTTCCAAGCCTGCTGAAACATCGCCAATAAAATACTTCTGATACTGACAtttgctatttaaaaaatatgaaaaaagctaTTCTCAACAGGTTTCAGGAATTCAGAAACATCAAAGCGACGCTagcttttgtaaaaaaaacctcCTAATGCAACTAACAGAATTAATTTTTTCTCCCTTTAATGTTAGCATTGGCAACTTTGAAAAgcaatggttcggtgattactggtcacaaattagtGAATTATATACCACacattctacttcaatggtgCTATATGCTTCTACGTGTGCCGTGGCACACACATTGCGATGCTTTGCAGTGAATTATATACCATACATTTATCGTGCTccatcagagaaatgtaatattaatttctCTGTGCTCCATTGTTCCACTGTTCCACTCCAACACTCAATGCACTTTCATATATCAAAAAACGAAAtcaaactatttaaatatatatgaacatttataaatatatgggttcggtgattactggtcacaaattactcgtcacaaagtcactaaaatctctataacggaacatctggcagccgaaaagtccatcatactaacgataactatcatagtaacgaggacttgagtgccaaatattgtgtatttgcgattttcatgccaaaaattgtctttgtgaccaccccaatgtgacgaatagtccaattacctactataatatatagatgacatatagaaaatgttatacaatgtaataaagataaacaaaaaatgttaccgacgatttatttatgtagatgagatGTAACAAGTTCATAATAGAATGACGAATTCACTTTTAGAAACCGTCCgtaataaagattattatattCGTCACGTattgaaaaattcaaagaaaaaagtAAATCATGATTTTCAGATGACCTTTAACCCATGAAATTATCTcagcattaaaaataatgtatgaaaaaattTTTTAGTTAGTGGGACATAATATACACCTTCGTGCTTTAAATAGTTCTAATTTTTCGAAGTGGTATAAATTAGATCCCACCATTTAGTTAGTGGGACATAATATACACCTTCGTGCTTTAAATAGTTCTAATTTTTCGAAGTGGTATAAATTAGATCCCACCATGcagcaaaagataaaaaaagatgTTCCATTTTTGATACCTCTATGCTTCAAAGGttaagaaaatttattaattttttccaccaaattaaatataaaaaaattctaagcAGCGGCATCAACAAGTTCGCAAGCAGATAGCCAATGGCCTGTGTACAAACAttgaaatcaatttatttttatatgtgcggatcatagatatataatacatagatacgccctcacgctttatgcCGGTCTCCCtgttggcgcatgcaaaatacatggcgcatgcacactttctctcagtaggtagttagcttctaagtaggaaaggtcgattgcggaggtcttgtcgtcactaactgaggggtgcggggggtttaactagcgggtaagtggtgaaaaaaacgacgaccgctgcgtcgtagggaaaaaccttattttttcccaacttccccgctagttaaacaccccgcacccctcagttagtgacgacaagatctccgaccaaaatcacgcgtcagggcccatctatttatttatttatttacttaacatattagccacagtgacattacagagatctccaacgcgtcactgtggccggtcattcagtaataataacttataatcagtggcggactggccatacaagctaacatgcccgatggcacgtGGGCCCCacgatctgttagaaaatagggGCCCTCAGTAAAGTTAAATAGCTTTTTCACTATTTCATtttacgtgtgtaaaaatgtacaggatattgcacttcgggacctaaagtttgggtatttcaacaaaagaaacttcttacgatatacaaaagcaactaatacctgctttaatagcccaaggatcggttaactttttttattaggctcgaaatgtaagtttcaacatttgtgtGGGCCCTTTTGTcaagcccatttccaacctcaagattatgtatatacctattaacctacatatgtaacaaatacctactgaaataaaaatgggaatatacaaatttccgtgaataaaataaagtaaatttcataaaacaattttgatactcatcatcaaccagcgatttaaatttacttcatactttaaaaataacatttgattatacttcgacaatatagtaagatttaaatacacaattttaaatagtttccgaatataaaatttattcctaATCTTGCCCCCTCCTCAAAAGCCCgagttttgattaatattaatcgaaaatattatgcattgttttctaccgaaagtaaaagccgcttttgtgccacattattttatgatgcattctatttacctaggacaagggttaaaacgaaatatacaatgtaatttatagatctattttgcttttgccatttttattgCACCTAAATTGAAAACGAAACTCTTTAAAGCGACTTTTACCCACGATCTTTCGAAAGAAACCAGTTAAAACCGTTGAAAATCTATTCCAAAGATCTGTCGGTAACTTTGTACGATTCTCCGgcaaacctttttattttattggctaAATACGACTTCGAAAATTACCTATAGTTTCAACTAGTGACAAGGAATTAGATATTACTTCAGACATAAATTCTGAGGCACATGATGTTATTGAACCTacacaagaaaaaaaatgtactacTGGAATATTTCAATATCCATCGCGAGACAATCTGAAACAATTTTTTGCTGAACATCCATTTCAGCCTGTAAGTGATCTACCATTTGATGCTCGATTATATGAGAGAAACACTATGAATGATTCAGTCCCAAGAAATTGGCTAACATATAACATAGAAAATAAGTGCTTATATTGTTCATATTGCTTAGCGTTTGAGTGTCCCAAATCGGATTCATCATCATTTGTACATGGCTTTAGTGACTACAGACGTATTAGCCAGAACTTGGCTGTGCACGAATCGACAACAACCCATGTGCGAAATGTTCATCAATATATCAGTGTGGTTAATAATGGAACattagataatttttttgcgtcatcattaattcaaaagaaagaaaaggTACTAAAGCAAAGAAGTATTGTCATGAGGATTATAGACATCATAAAGATGTTAGGCAAGCAAGCAGTTTCTTTTCGAAGTCACAGAAATGAATCGGCCTATACTCTGGATGATGAAGCTTCGAATCATGGTAATTTTTTGGCTTCAGTGCAGTTGATGGCAAAATATGACACCATTATAGCAGCTCACGTTTCTGCAGtgcaaaaaaagtcatatcaAAGAATGAAACGACTTAAGCACCAAGGAAAGGCGGGAAATAAAGGCCGTGGTGGACTAATTACCTACTTGAGCAAAACAACTGTTAATAGGTTAATCCATATTATGAAAACTATGATTCAAGAAAGAATTAGTCATGAAGTTTTTGAAGCAAAATATTATTCTATCCAGGTTGATTCAACACAGGATAATACAATCATCGATCAATTTAGCATCATTATTCGGTATGTGCATAAAAGCATTGTCTATGAGCGCCTACTTTCAATTGTGCCGTGTAATGATGGTACAGGACAGggactttttaatttattgactgAAAAGTTGCAACATCTTAATATTGaccctaaaaattgtatatctgaTAGCACCGATGGTGCTGCAAGCTACCATGGAGAGTATAATGGTTTGCAGAGTAAACTTGCTAACATGGCAGATCAACATGTTCATATATGGTGTTATGCCCATGTCTTAAATTTGGTAGTAACTGAAACCACAAAATGTTGTGTGTCTgcagtttctttttttaatttgcttcaAAATTTAGCAACTTTTATAAATGGATCATATAAGAGAATGTCTGTGTGGATAGGAGTTGTTGAAAAACAACTGGGGCAAGAAAAGATGAAAAGATTAAAACTAATTGGTGAAACCAGGTGGTCGGGAAAATCTAATGCAGCAACAACAATATTTGGACATTTTAATGATCCCACTGCTAGTACTTTCGTAAATCTACTTACATGCTTATCAATGATACAGGATTCAGACAAGTTTGATGCAAAAACGAAGCACGAAGCCACTTATTTACTCCAGAGTCTTCAAAAGTTTGAAACCATATTGACAGCATTTACttacttgtacatatttgaaaccaCAGCCCCCTTGTCTAGTTATTTACAAACAAATTGTTTAGATATGTTTACTGCATGGAGTTTGGTAGATACAGCAACAACAAAGTTGATGGAACAGAAAAGAACATTCCATAATGTTCACAGTAAGGCTTTCGAATTCGTAACAATATGTAATgatatgatttcaatgattaatATGGATGAAAATCAAACATTGGAAATTGATTCTATAGAAACAGCGTTGCCTGTTAAAAGACAAAGGAAGAAGAAAAGAATGGCAGATGAAGTAACTAATGATGAAGGAAATTCTTCGGATCCTCTGGCTGATTttcgaataactgtatttaaccTTATAATGGATCGCATTGTCCAATCGCTACAATCACGATTTATACATCACAAGCAGTTGTATAAAGATTTATCTTGGTTGGACccagctaattttaaaattattgcagAAAAAGGCCTTGATGATATTGCATTGGATGGTGTTGTGAAGTTCTTTCCACTAATCAAAAGAGGCAATGTAAAATTAGAATTGGTTTCATTTGCctcaaattttgatatattgaagCTATTACTTCAAATTAGTGAGAGTGAGGATGACAGCAGCAGCTGTAAAACTTGCAGAACATGTCCATCGtgcgttttaaaaattttatcgtcGAACAGACTACACGACAAAGCGTATGATAACCTATATGAATTATACAAAATCGTCTCC
This genomic interval from Arctopsyche grandis isolate Sample6627 chromosome 8, ASM5162203v2, whole genome shotgun sequence contains the following:
- the LOC143915707 gene encoding uncharacterized protein LOC143915707, with the protein product MECRLCLGSAPAESSVSIFGGPHPERLQQRIRTCCQIQVKRGDGLPDRVCLSCKTNLELLISFRKACFRNNESSRLGSGDCLKIKTEEVLLEDLIWNDEPSQSTIHRKTSEICLKPFPIESELILHKTSLPGVKLFQCDICLKSFIRKNTLMIHLRSHTGEKPYKCKICLKSFITKSSLEKHKKLHTGIKLHKCDICLKSFVEKNNLVIHLRTHTGEKPYKCEICLKSFTQKSHLVSHENLHTGIKQHKCKICLKSFITKSSLEKHKKLHTGIKPHKCEICLKSFISKNKLVTHLRTHTGEKPYNCEICLKSFTQKSHLVSHEKVHTGIKLHKCDICLKSFVEKNKLVRHLRTHTGKKPYKCEICLKSFTQKSYLDIHKNLHTGIKLHKCEICLKSFIQKFNLVSHEKLHTGIKPHKCEICLKSFITKNKLVSHLRTHTGEKPYNCEMCLKSFITKSSLEKHKKLHTGIKLHKCDICLKSFVEKNKLVRHLRTHTGEKPYKCEICLKSFTRKSHLEKHKKLHTGINIKKLLLYKYC
- the LOC143915923 gene encoding zinc finger MYM-type protein 1-like, which gives rise to MPDGTWAPRSRLLPTIFRKKPVKTVENLFQRSVVSTSDKELDITSDINSEAHDVIEPTQEKKCTTGIFQYPSRDNLKQFFAEHPFQPRLSVPNRIHHHLYMALVTTDVLARTWLCTNRQQPMCEMFINISKEKVLKQRSIVMRIIDIIKMLGKQAVSFRSHRNESAYTLDDEASNHGNFLASVQLMAKYDTIIAAHVSAVQKKSYQRMKRLKHQGKAGNKGRGGLITYLSKTTVNRLIHIMKTMIQERISHEVFEAKYYSIQVDSTQDNTIIDQFSIIIRYVHKSIVYERLLSIVPCNDGTGQGLFNLLTEKLQHLNIDPKNCISDSTDGAASYHGEYNGLQSKLANMADQHVHIWCYAHVLNLVVTETTKCCVSAVSFFNLLQNLATFINGSYKRMSVWIGVVEKQLGQEKMKRLKLIGETRWSGKSNAATTIFGHFNDPTASTFVNLLTCLSMIQDSDKFDAKTKHEATYLLQSLQKFETILTAFTYLYIFETTAPLSSYLQTNCLDMFTAWSLVDTATTKLMEQKRTFHNVHSKAFEFVTICNDMISMINMDENQTLEIDSIETALPVKRQRKKKRMADEVTNDEGNSSDPLADFRITVFNLIMDRIVQSLQSRFIHHKQLYKDLSWLDPANFKIIAEKGLDDIALDGVVKFFPLIKRGNVKLELVSFASNFDILKLLLQISESEDDSSSCKTCRTCPSCVLKILSSNRLHDKAYDNLYELYKIVSTLSVTQVQCERTFSKLKIIKNRLRNTLSEENLENFMFLSIEKQMLDDLDAEEIINRYAQASKGLKRLLIYS